The genomic window CTTCTCCTTGATCGACCTCGCCAGATCCTCGAGCGCCGCCTCGTCGAAATGCTTCCGCGGCTGTCCCTCCTGAGGGACCAGTCGCTCCACCTCCACCTCCCGGAGCGAACCCTCCTCTTCGGAAAAATCGAGCCCTCCCCCCAACAAGGCGTCGATCCCCTTGCCCAGTCCTCGCTTAGCCACGGGACAGCACCTCCTCTGCGAGTTTCTTGTAGCTCTTCGCCCCGATGCTCCCCGGATCATAGAGATTTATGGGAAGCCCATGCGAGGGCGCCTCGGACAGACGCACGTTGCGCGGAATGATCGTCCTGAACACCTTGCGCCCGAAATGGCCCACCACATTCTCCACCACCTCATGTGCGAGCCTGGTACGCGAATCGAACATGGTGAAGATGATACCACCTATCGTGAGAGAGGGATTGAAGCGCTGTCTCACCCGATCCACCGTGGAGAGGAGGAGAGAAAGCCCCTCGAGGGCGAAGTACTCGCACTGGAGCGGAATGTAGACCGTCTCCGCCGCCACGAGCCCGTTCACGGTGAGCACCCCCAGAGAGGGAGGAGAGTCTATGAACACATAGTCATACGAAGCCTTCACCTCGGAAAGGGCCTTCTTCAACAGGAACTCCCTCCCCTCCACATCGACCAATTCCACATTCGCTCCGGTGAGGTGGATGGTGGAGGGGATCACCTCGAGACGATCCACCGGCGTCGCATGGATCGCCCGGGAGATCTCCGCATCTCCCCTCAGCACCTCGTAGATGGTGGGGAGCTTTCCCCGGGCCCCCACACTGCTCGAGAGATTCGCCTGGGGATCGAAGTCCACGAGGAGCACCCGCTTTCCCATCTCGGCGAGATAGGCTCCGAGGTTCACCGCAGTTGTGGTCTTTCCCACTCCACC from Spirochaeta thermophila DSM 6192 includes these protein-coding regions:
- a CDS encoding ParA family protein; translation: MGYTFRMVVVFANQKGGVGKTTTAVNLGAYLAEMGKRVLLVDFDPQANLSSSVGARGKLPTIYEVLRGDAEISRAIHATPVDRLEVIPSTIHLTGANVELVDVEGREFLLKKALSEVKASYDYVFIDSPPSLGVLTVNGLVAAETVYIPLQCEYFALEGLSLLLSTVDRVRQRFNPSLTIGGIIFTMFDSRTRLAHEVVENVVGHFGRKVFRTIIPRNVRLSEAPSHGLPINLYDPGSIGAKSYKKLAEEVLSRG